A window from Centropristis striata isolate RG_2023a ecotype Rhode Island chromosome 2, C.striata_1.0, whole genome shotgun sequence encodes these proteins:
- the irx3a gene encoding iroquois-class homeodomain protein IRX-3a — translation MSFPQLGYQYIRPIYPPERQGIASNARAGTELSPSGALSNVLSTMYGSPFAAAAQGYGAFLPYSNDISIFNQLGAQYELKDSPGVQHPGFAHHHPAFYPYGQYQFGDPSRPKNATRESTSTLKAWLSEHRKNPYPTKGEKIMLAIITKMTLTQVSTWFANARRRLKKENKMTWAPRNRTDEEGNVYGSDHEGEEGDKREDEEEIDLENIDTENIENKDDLDDQDDLHSDIKLDGRSDSEISDGYEDLQGPDQRFLKAVGKEGKDVERGGEHFHSHHHHHHHHHSLDTKASQANGEQLKLNPVSVSSPPSENNPAPAQKPKIWSLAETATAPDNPRKSPQQMNGSNSAGPAAQTIIAPHRLISSCPVGKIQNWTNRAFSAHQLALLNSNHYLGLANQATATGLALYSSRQTEDKSHSSDTSVTGTCPRH, via the exons ATGTCTTTCCCTCAGCTGGGATATCAGTACATCCGACCGATATACCCGCCGGAGCGCCAGGGGATCGCCAGCAATGCCCGGGCCGGGACGGAGCTCAGTCCGTCCGGCGCACTCTCCAACGTCCTCTCCACTATGTATGGATCTCCGTTCGCCGCAGCAGCGCAGGGCTATGGAGCGTTTCTGCCCTACTCTAACGATATATCCATTTTCAATCAGCTG GGTGCTCAGTATGAACTGAAAGACAGTCCCGGTGTCCAGCACCCAGGGTTCGCTCACCATCACCCTGCTTTTTATCCATATGGCCAGTATCAGTTCGGTGACCCGTCCAGACCCAAAAACGCCACCAGGGAGAGCACCAGCACCCTGAAGGCCTGGCTCAGCGAGCACCGCAAGAACCCCTACCCGACCAAGGGGGAGAAGATCATGTTGGCCATCATCACCAAAATGACCCTCACCCAGGTGTCCACCTGGTTCGCCAACGCCAGGAGGAGGCTAAAGAAGGAGAACAAGATGACCTGGGCCCCTCGGAACCGCACAGACGAAGAGGGGAATGTTTACGGCAGCGATCAcgaaggggaggagggggacaagagggaggacgaggaggagatcGACTTGGAGAACATCGACACGGAAAACATTGAGAACAAGGACGACTTGGACGACCAGGACGACCTGCATTCAGATATTAAACTAGACGGGAGGAGTGACTCGGAGATTTCTGACGGCTATGAGGATTTACAAGGGCCCGACCAGAGGTTTCTAAAGGCTGTGGGGAAAGAGGGCAAAGacgtggagagaggaggagagcacTTCCACagtcaccaccaccaccaccaccatcatcattcTTTGGACACCAAAGCGTCCCAAGCGAACGGTGAGCAGCTCAAACTGAACCCGGTGTCCGTGAGCTCACCGCCCTCAGAAAACAACCCGGCCCCGGCCCAGAAGCCAAAGATCTGGTCTTTGGCAGAGACAGCCACGGCCCCTGACAATCCGCGCAAATCACCACAACAAATGAACGGCAGCAACTCAGCAGGGCCGGCCGCCCAGACCATCATCGCCCCTCACAGACTCATCTCTTCTTGTCCCGTTGGGAAAATCCAGAACTGGACGAACCGAGCCTTCTCGGCGCACCAGCTGGCTTTACTGAACTCCAATCACTATCTGGGACTGGCAAACCAGGCCACAGCCACCGGCCTGGCCCTCTACAGCAGCAGGCAAACGGAGGACAAGAGTCATAGTTCAGATACTTCAGTCACAGGTACATGTCCCCGACACTGA